A single region of the Biomaibacter acetigenes genome encodes:
- a CDS encoding S8 family serine peptidase: MNYFFKKFVLVPVVIFTLILFEVFSAPVLANTHNSGIAGIVPNKLMVKYKGQPDTVYEKGFSLKASGSESSYTVKTIDLSPGENVFEAIERMKKDPNIEYVEPVYIYKIADTYRSDDKYGIKDYKTQNAVNDAEFNNQWWILATEMEKAWEKVSEDRRKDVTVAVLDTGIDSDHPDLAGSIVPGYDFVNGDSVPEDDNGHGTHVAGIIGAIANNTIGIAGAASGVKIMPVKVLDANGEGDSGKIIEGIKWAVNHGADIINMSLERSRYIVDESGKTVDAFSQIEYEAIQYALEKGVIMVAAVGNESNHWTTDEPGDLDIVQNDKKYDSPVGYPAAYSGVLGVGAVDWYSNTGFIIADFSNTGDEVDVAAPGVGIISTYLNSNYEYESGTSQAAPIVSGLAALLKAGDESLSNEDIEKTIMESAIDLGEPGVDTEFGFGLVNGYRAFNLPRLEIVPDTPYPDTKGRITGEIMAKAYNNTVSQEVYGAVQVFVDRYDFDNNRWLLVTDIDNTVVDMVYGSGNLDIVLPDAGYFSLYADEYVYGSQNTEFISSRPIYMTFKPQKPVASLAPGTYNSSQTVALTCGTRDAKIYYTLNGEEPTTSSLLYQTPITISSSVTIKAISFKNGVTSDVGVYSYTINRTDDGGLTSGGSGGSGGAGSTAEPKQNEIIKTKDDSGRIKMLVKISPDLVEKELKSLDKSDVTLDVTTQDAVDSVEVEMDAKTLDKVLSAHRGIVIKSNNVEFKMDADFLASGGGVEKDGGLRLTVNESDFEAKDIEATSGAAPVSKIFEFEIYSGHKKIGQFAKPVTVTMKYDAKKVLDINKVGVYWLNEATHRWDYVGGKAVDKGITFETEHFSKYAVMEYNKTFKDITSHWAKYDIELMAAKHIIKGVSQNEFAPERSITRAEFTALIARALNIKEQGAQSNFIDVSDEAWYKDAVMGAARAGIISGVDASHFAPEKKITRQEMAVIIVKAYSYVTGKKLSDIYTTSEVKFRDEGAVNSWARSYVRLADALGLMNGNPDGTFAPGDSATRAQAAVIIKRMLEKSGKL; encoded by the coding sequence ATGAACTATTTTTTTAAAAAATTCGTGCTAGTACCGGTAGTAATTTTCACACTGATTTTGTTTGAAGTTTTTTCGGCGCCTGTTTTAGCAAATACCCATAACAGCGGTATTGCAGGAATTGTGCCCAATAAATTGATGGTGAAGTATAAAGGGCAGCCTGACACAGTTTATGAAAAGGGATTTTCCCTTAAAGCCTCCGGGTCGGAATCGAGTTATACGGTAAAAACCATTGATTTGAGCCCCGGGGAAAATGTTTTTGAGGCCATCGAAAGGATGAAAAAGGACCCAAATATTGAATATGTCGAACCGGTGTATATTTATAAGATAGCCGATACATACAGATCCGACGATAAATATGGAATAAAAGATTATAAAACGCAAAACGCGGTCAATGATGCAGAATTTAATAATCAATGGTGGATTTTAGCTACTGAGATGGAGAAGGCATGGGAAAAGGTGAGCGAGGATAGGAGAAAAGATGTGACGGTGGCTGTGCTGGACACCGGTATTGACAGCGACCATCCTGATCTTGCCGGGAGCATCGTCCCCGGATATGATTTTGTGAATGGCGATAGTGTTCCGGAGGATGATAACGGCCACGGCACCCATGTGGCCGGGATTATCGGGGCTATAGCCAATAATACTATAGGGATCGCCGGCGCAGCCAGCGGAGTAAAAATAATGCCGGTAAAGGTTCTCGATGCGAACGGCGAAGGAGATTCCGGGAAAATTATAGAAGGAATTAAGTGGGCGGTAAATCACGGAGCCGATATAATAAATATGAGCCTTGAACGGTCAAGATACATAGTTGATGAAAGTGGGAAAACGGTGGATGCTTTCAGCCAGATCGAATATGAGGCCATCCAGTATGCGCTGGAAAAAGGTGTCATTATGGTGGCAGCCGTAGGAAACGAAAGCAACCACTGGACAACCGATGAGCCCGGGGACCTGGACATCGTACAGAATGACAAGAAATATGATTCGCCCGTCGGTTATCCTGCGGCGTACAGCGGCGTATTGGGCGTGGGGGCCGTGGATTGGTATAGCAATACGGGCTTTATAATCGCAGATTTTTCCAATACCGGCGATGAGGTGGATGTGGCAGCCCCGGGAGTGGGAATTATCAGTACATATCTTAACAGTAATTATGAGTACGAGTCGGGCACCTCACAGGCCGCGCCCATTGTGTCCGGGCTGGCGGCGCTGTTAAAAGCCGGCGATGAGTCCTTATCGAACGAAGATATAGAGAAAACCATAATGGAAAGCGCCATCGACCTGGGTGAACCCGGCGTCGATACGGAATTTGGTTTTGGGCTGGTAAATGGATACCGGGCCTTCAACCTTCCCAGGCTGGAAATAGTGCCCGACACTCCATACCCGGACACCAAAGGCAGGATAACGGGCGAGATCATGGCCAAAGCCTATAATAACACAGTAAGTCAGGAGGTTTACGGGGCGGTTCAGGTATTTGTCGACAGATATGATTTTGATAATAATAGATGGCTTTTGGTGACGGATATCGATAATACTGTGGTGGATATGGTCTACGGTTCCGGGAATCTTGATATAGTTTTGCCCGATGCGGGTTATTTTTCATTATATGCTGATGAATATGTTTATGGCAGCCAGAATACCGAATTCATCAGCTCAAGGCCAATCTACATGACTTTTAAGCCGCAAAAGCCGGTGGCCAGCCTGGCGCCGGGAACGTATAATAGCTCCCAAACTGTGGCTTTGACCTGCGGCACCCGGGATGCAAAAATATATTATACTCTGAACGGTGAGGAACCGACTACCTCATCCCTCCTGTACCAGACGCCCATTACCATCAGCAGTTCCGTCACCATAAAGGCTATATCCTTTAAAAATGGTGTGACAAGCGATGTAGGCGTCTACAGCTACACCATCAACCGTACGGACGATGGTGGTTTGACTTCGGGGGGCTCCGGCGGATCAGGAGGGGCTGGAAGCACTGCCGAGCCGAAGCAAAATGAAATAATCAAGACAAAAGATGATTCCGGCAGAATAAAGATGCTGGTAAAAATATCCCCCGATCTGGTGGAAAAGGAATTAAAGTCGCTGGATAAAAGCGATGTTACCCTTGATGTAACCACTCAAGATGCCGTAGACAGTGTAGAAGTTGAAATGGATGCAAAAACGCTGGATAAAGTTCTGTCAGCCCACAGGGGAATAGTTATAAAATCAAATAACGTTGAATTTAAAATGGATGCTGATTTTTTAGCCTCAGGCGGCGGGGTGGAAAAAGATGGCGGCCTGAGATTGACTGTCAATGAATCGGATTTTGAGGCGAAGGATATAGAGGCTACGAGTGGAGCTGCTCCTGTATCGAAAATATTTGAGTTTGAGATCTATTCCGGTCATAAAAAGATAGGGCAATTTGCCAAACCGGTGACGGTTACAATGAAATACGATGCAAAGAAAGTTCTCGATATCAACAAGGTAGGAGTATACTGGTTAAATGAAGCCACCCACAGATGGGATTATGTCGGAGGGAAGGCCGTCGATAAAGGAATTACTTTTGAGACCGAACATTTTTCAAAATATGCGGTTATGGAATACAACAAGACGTTTAAAGATATTACTTCTCACTGGGCTAAATACGATATAGAGCTGATGGCTGCAAAGCATATCATTAAAGGAGTATCGCAAAACGAATTTGCTCCCGAAAGAAGCATCACGAGAGCGGAATTTACCGCTTTGATAGCCCGGGCGCTCAATATCAAAGAGCAGGGTGCCCAAAGCAATTTTATCGATGTGTCCGATGAGGCTTGGTATAAAGACGCCGTTATGGGCGCCGCCAGGGCAGGCATAATTTCTGGTGTTGATGCCAGCCATTTTGCGCCGGAAAAGAAAATCACAAGACAGGAGATGGCGGTGATAATTGTCAAGGCTTATTCATATGTGACCGGCAAAAAATTGAGTGACATATACACCACATCCGAAGTTAAGTTCAGGGATGAGGGTGCTGTAAACAGTTGGGCCCGAAGCTATGTAAGGCTGGCCGACGCGCTGGGCCTCATGAACGGAAATCCTGACGGCACTTTTGCTCCCGGTGACAGTGCCACCAGAGCTCAGGCTGCAGTCATAATAAAGAGAATGCTGGAAAAATCGGGCAAACTTTAA
- a CDS encoding type II toxin-antitoxin system Phd/YefM family antitoxin: protein MIVNATEFKTRAGKYLEIVDKEEVIITRNGKEVAKLIPIKNQGTPNADFLYGLLADKEKKDVTAEQIRDERIKEK, encoded by the coding sequence ATGATTGTTAATGCAACAGAGTTTAAAACAAGAGCAGGAAAATATTTAGAAATTGTAGATAAAGAAGAAGTTATTATAACAAGGAATGGTAAGGAAGTAGCTAAACTTATACCAATTAAAAATCAAGGGACTCCTAATGCAGATTTTTTATATGGGCTTTTAGCCGATAAAGAAAAAAAGGATGTAACGGCAGAGCAAATCAGAGATGAGAGGATAAAAGAAAAATAA
- a CDS encoding sugar transferase, which translates to MTQIVLKRFFDIILSITGLLIAVVPMVMISLCIKLTSPGPVLYHQKKSRSAWKTIYTL; encoded by the coding sequence TTGACCCAAATTGTATTGAAGAGATTTTTTGATATAATACTTTCTATAACAGGTCTTTTAATTGCTGTTGTTCCTATGGTCATGATTTCGTTATGCATAAAGCTGACTTCACCAGGGCCCGTCTTATACCATCAAAAAAAGAGTAGGTCAGCATGGAAAACCATTTATACTTTATAA
- a CDS encoding DUF4351 domain-containing protein produces MKKYFQTITGEKSSSEAKRLLEAAFRKNIIKAVEVYKMYEDMINEEVQEYVIKTLKQTKLKIYTEQELKKVEERGIERGIEKGIEKGIEEGMEKGKEEKAKELAMKLLKKKLSNIPDDIIETIKKTRDIRKVEKMVEDIFSINDVEDVRKYLN; encoded by the coding sequence TTGAAAAAATACTTTCAAACAATAACAGGCGAAAAAAGTTCATCAGAAGCGAAAAGGCTTCTTGAAGCCGCCTTCAGGAAAAACATAATAAAAGCTGTGGAGGTGTATAAGATGTATGAGGACATGATAAATGAAGAAGTTCAGGAGTATGTGATAAAGACATTAAAACAGACCAAGCTAAAAATCTATACCGAGCAGGAACTGAAGAAGGTAGAAGAAAGAGGAATAGAAAGAGGAATAGAAAAAGGAATAGAAAAAGGAATAGAGGAGGGCATGGAAAAAGGTAAAGAAGAAAAAGCGAAAGAACTAGCTATGAAGCTGCTTAAAAAGAAGCTTTCAAATATTCCAGATGATATTATCGAAACCATCAAGAAAACCCGGGACATCAGGAAGGTCGAAAAAATGGTGGAAGATATCTTTAGCATAAATGATGTAGAAGATGTAAGAAAGTATTTGAATTAA
- a CDS encoding type II toxin-antitoxin system VapC family toxin, whose translation MASKKVLTLIKNAEVKGYVSVISLAELLVKPLKMKDAKLVTEINKFINNFPNLNLVSVDKHVATVAAQIRAEYGLKMPDALIVSSAISLKCGIITVDTGFRKIDIPIYDLKSFV comes from the coding sequence TTGGCTTCAAAAAAAGTTCTAACATTAATAAAAAATGCCGAAGTGAAAGGCTATGTTTCTGTCATCTCTCTTGCTGAACTGCTCGTGAAACCCTTGAAGATGAAAGATGCAAAATTGGTTACTGAAATAAATAAGTTTATTAATAATTTTCCTAATTTGAACCTGGTTTCTGTAGATAAACATGTGGCTACTGTAGCTGCACAGATAAGGGCAGAGTACGGGCTAAAAATGCCCGATGCTTTGATAGTATCGTCCGCAATATCATTAAAATGCGGTATCATTACAGTGGATACAGGATTTAGAAAAATAGATATCCCCATCTATGATTTAAAAAGTTTTGTTTGA
- a CDS encoding exoribonuclease R — MLNEYGFTEARNDFSRVFNMVFNEREPAVIRRNRDQEVLMLRKDLLKDMLSAYVLDVDLLPENDCSFTVSIDILELAANGPTQEEALNELIQDLKIYAQDYMERSQLFLNAPNRKHHLPYLLRILLCDSDEEIKSLLKVHHAS; from the coding sequence ATGCTGAATGAATATGGTTTTACCGAGGCAAGAAACGATTTTTCTCGGGTATTTAATATGGTATTTAATGAGCGGGAACCGGCGGTCATCAGAAGAAACCGGGATCAAGAGGTATTAATGTTGCGCAAGGATTTGCTGAAAGATATGCTCTCGGCTTATGTTCTTGATGTAGATCTATTGCCCGAAAATGATTGTTCTTTTACCGTATCTATAGATATACTGGAACTTGCGGCTAACGGTCCTACACAAGAAGAAGCCTTAAATGAGCTTATACAAGATTTGAAAATATATGCTCAAGACTATATGGAAAGGTCTCAACTTTTTCTTAATGCTCCCAACCGTAAACACCACTTGCCTTACCTTCTTAGAATTTTACTTTGTGATTCGGACGAAGAGATAAAGTCGCTTTTAAAGGTGCATCATGCCTCCTAG
- a CDS encoding UPF0158 family protein, translated as MKISKRLLDELVDAYEDNDPMHQYFLNVKTGEVEFLTDYEPDEELSDRIEEGFGEIYFRVPRISSSEGYDVMEEFAETVASSKIRQRLCEALNRSKKVFRESQKRNKRHKH; from the coding sequence ATGAAGATTTCTAAAAGATTGCTTGATGAGCTCGTCGATGCATATGAGGATAATGATCCTATGCACCAATATTTTTTGAATGTCAAGACGGGGGAAGTTGAATTTTTGACAGATTATGAACCTGACGAAGAGCTATCCGATAGGATAGAAGAAGGTTTCGGCGAAATCTACTTCAGGGTTCCCCGAATATCGTCATCTGAGGGTTATGATGTAATGGAAGAATTTGCAGAAACAGTTGCTTCATCAAAGATAAGGCAAAGGCTTTGTGAGGCATTAAACAGGTCCAAAAAAGTATTCAGGGAAAGCCAAAAAAGAAATAAACGACATAAACATTGA
- a CDS encoding HEPN domain-containing protein has translation MFNNDFYALVKTLIIEILGLLSKCVSDHKKPPAEEALILFNLIEEDNFQSTPSEMRYPLSLVPIVSNYIIENSSDYRKFSRILLNDDLFNKFIPKKERGPIGDFTFPMEFLVSILWRYLNITKSLDWNNQCFDEIFLQSKNVWERGSYNIEFVVPLLGISGTYYFPEVELDAKWRIRSIKKEEYHLIEKIKGYLRLPAVMVYSAEAYPVIGYVLACNKHEIEFDKFSAGWNIIKPEFLPLKEIRSIISVLQAATSVGEMNHWFSIDSPVVIYKTDEWAANPFGNPFSPCFSWPLDTCPIDREWFIPGKDWDKWLKKMYDFINNADPGRRERYKNALRWFAKSISCKDADERLVDLFIALNTLCCEEIRGRGIGITIGEFCSKRLNNNTEQQRKWRKYIIKAYEKIRNALIHEGLDIEVLNKMLVEDTELESADLCANMLEIAFRGTWNDIVLNG, from the coding sequence ATGTTTAATAATGATTTTTATGCTCTTGTAAAAACATTAATTATTGAGATTCTTGGCTTATTATCTAAATGCGTGAGCGATCATAAAAAACCCCCGGCAGAAGAAGCCCTCATACTTTTCAATCTTATCGAAGAAGATAATTTTCAATCTACGCCGTCCGAGATGCGATATCCGTTATCATTAGTACCTATAGTATCTAATTATATTATAGAGAATTCTTCCGATTACAGGAAGTTTTCCAGGATACTTTTAAATGATGATTTATTCAATAAATTTATACCCAAAAAAGAAAGAGGTCCTATAGGAGATTTTACTTTTCCCATGGAATTTTTGGTTTCCATATTATGGAGGTATTTAAATATAACAAAATCTCTTGATTGGAATAATCAATGCTTCGATGAAATATTTCTGCAAAGTAAAAATGTTTGGGAAAGAGGCTCGTATAACATAGAATTTGTTGTTCCACTTTTAGGCATAAGCGGCACATATTACTTTCCAGAGGTTGAACTTGATGCGAAATGGCGTATCCGCTCGATTAAGAAAGAAGAGTATCATTTAATAGAAAAAATAAAGGGCTATCTCAGACTTCCTGCGGTAATGGTGTATTCTGCAGAAGCTTATCCGGTAATAGGATATGTATTAGCATGTAACAAACATGAGATTGAATTTGATAAGTTTTCAGCAGGATGGAATATAATAAAACCGGAATTTCTTCCTTTGAAAGAAATCCGTTCTATTATTTCGGTACTTCAAGCCGCAACAAGTGTCGGTGAAATGAATCACTGGTTTTCTATAGATAGTCCGGTTGTGATTTATAAGACTGATGAATGGGCTGCTAATCCTTTTGGAAATCCTTTTTCACCCTGCTTTTCCTGGCCTTTAGATACTTGCCCAATAGATAGGGAGTGGTTTATCCCCGGCAAAGACTGGGATAAATGGCTAAAGAAAATGTATGACTTTATAAATAATGCTGACCCAGGTCGGCGTGAAAGATATAAAAATGCACTTCGATGGTTTGCAAAAAGCATAAGCTGTAAAGATGCGGATGAAAGGCTTGTAGATTTATTTATAGCATTGAACACTTTATGTTGTGAGGAAATAAGGGGAAGAGGCATAGGGATAACTATAGGGGAGTTTTGTTCAAAAAGACTGAATAATAATACTGAACAACAACGGAAATGGAGAAAGTATATAATAAAAGCATACGAAAAGATACGGAATGCACTGATTCATGAGGGACTGGATATAGAAGTCTTGAACAAAATGCTGGTCGAGGATACTGAACTTGAAAGTGCCGATCTTTGCGCAAATATGTTGGAAATCGCTTTCCGAGGTACATGGAATGATATAGTATTAAACGGATAG
- a CDS encoding sugar transferase: MKKRVGQHGKPFILYKFRTMIDGAHRFFHHLPALSQQPL, translated from the coding sequence ATCAAAAAAAGAGTAGGTCAGCATGGAAAACCATTTATACTTTATAAATTTAGGACAATGATAGATGGTGCCCATCGCTTCTTCCACCATCTCCCTGCCCTTTCACAACAACCTCTCTGA
- a CDS encoding type II toxin-antitoxin system HicB family antitoxin: MSIKVTVVVQKDENWYVAKCIENNVASQGKTIEEALNNLREALELYYENEKPDISYYQTFITTMEVAL, translated from the coding sequence ATGAGTATAAAAGTTACGGTTGTAGTTCAAAAAGATGAAAACTGGTACGTCGCAAAGTGTATCGAAAATAACGTAGCTTCACAGGGTAAAACAATCGAGGAAGCGCTAAACAATTTACGTGAAGCATTGGAGTTATATTATGAAAATGAAAAACCGGATATCTCCTATTATCAGACTTTTATAACCACCATGGAGGTAGCGCTATAA
- a CDS encoding LUD domain-containing protein, with product MSVKSKFYEQRCQRAVKALIKNGFDAIYVPTREEAAKRAVELVPEKSSVGVGGSVTIHELGIVDALF from the coding sequence ATGAGCGTAAAATCTAAATTTTATGAGCAAAGGTGCCAAAGGGCGGTAAAAGCTCTTATTAAAAACGGTTTTGATGCCATATATGTGCCCACCAGAGAGGAAGCGGCAAAAAGAGCCGTCGAATTAGTGCCCGAAAAATCCAGCGTAGGGGTGGGCGGTTCAGTTACCATACATGAACTGGGCATTGTGGATGCATTATTTTGA
- a CDS encoding AbrB/MazE/SpoVT family DNA-binding domain-containing protein has product MHSVKLSSKNQITIPAQICRALKIKKGNKLLIEQKDNRIILTPEPQDYVEYYYGIAKGTYGKCAEEMDEYVKKEREDWE; this is encoded by the coding sequence ATGCATAGCGTAAAACTATCAAGCAAAAACCAAATTACTATTCCGGCGCAAATATGCAGGGCACTAAAAATAAAAAAAGGCAATAAACTTTTGATAGAACAAAAAGATAATAGAATTATATTAACACCGGAGCCGCAAGATTATGTAGAATACTATTATGGAATCGCAAAGGGAACCTATGGCAAATGCGCTGAAGAGATGGATGAGTATGTTAAAAAGGAGAGAGAAGATTGGGAATAG
- a CDS encoding type II toxin-antitoxin system HicA family toxin produces the protein MGSKYPVLPPDDIIKVLVQLGFKKVSQKGSHAKYVKSGANKKVVIIPMAL, from the coding sequence ATGGGATCAAAGTATCCTGTTCTCCCTCCAGACGATATAATAAAAGTTCTTGTGCAGTTAGGATTTAAAAAGGTATCGCAAAAAGGTAGCCATGCAAAATATGTAAAATCAGGTGCAAATAAAAAAGTTGTTATAATACCTATGGCACTATGA